In Coregonus clupeaformis isolate EN_2021a chromosome 15, ASM2061545v1, whole genome shotgun sequence, one genomic interval encodes:
- the LOC121582060 gene encoding TBC1 domain family member 13-like, whose protein sequence is MSSSYRSRIQEFKVALSEEKLDLKALRELCFSGIPFEGGIRALCWKVLLNYLPLDQTIWDSFLKKQREGYSQFLKEMIIQPGIAKANLGLSREDVTMEDHPLNPNPESKWNNYFRDNEVLLQIDKDVRRLYPDMAFFQWPTDYPCQLILDPQNDYETLRRRVEQTTLKAQTVDRNRSGVTNVSSPGKALNLYPSNEYEVLPNGCEAHWEVVERILFIYAKLNPGIAYVQGMNEVVGPLYYTFATDPNDKWKEHAEADTFFCFTNLMSENRDMFIKSLDDSQCGITYKMESVYSMLKEKDMELYIKLQEQNIKPQYFTFRWLTLLLSQEFLLPDVIRIWDTLFSDQDRFDFLILVCCAMLVLIRDQLLAGDFTVNMRLLQDYPISDVHTILAKAKELQDGS, encoded by the exons ATGTCGAGCTCGTACCGAAGCAG GATCCAGGAATTCAAGGTGGCCTTGAGTGAAGAGAAGCTAGACTTGAAGGCACTCCGGGAACTTTGCTTCAGTG GTATCCCATTTGAAGGAGGCATCCGTGCACTTTGCTGGAAA GTCCTGCTCAACTACCTGCCTCTGGACCAGACGATATGGGACTCCTTTCTCAAAAAGCAGAG GGAGGGTTATTCCCAGTTCCTGAAGGAGATGATCATCCAGCCCGGCATCGCTAAGGCCAACCTGGGCCTCTCCAGAGAGGACGTGACCATGGAAGACCAT CCTCTCAACCCCAACCCAGAGAGCAAGTGGAACAATTACTTCAGAGACAATGAGGTGCTGCTGCAGATTGATAAAGATGTCAG GCGTCTGTACCCAGACATGGCCTTCTTCCAGTGGCCCACAGACTACCCCTGCCAGCTGATCCTGGACCCCCAGAATGACTACGAGACCCTCAGGCGCCGCGTGGAACAGACCACCCTCAAGGCCCAGACTGTGGACCGCAACCGCAGCGGGGTCACCAAT GTGAGCTCCCCGGGCAAGGCTCTCAACCTGTACCCTTCCAACGAGTACGAGGTGCTGCCCAATGGCTGCGAGGCCCACTGGGAGGTGGTGGAGCGCATCCTGTTCATCTACGCTAAGCTCAACCCGGGCATTGCCTACGTGCAGGGCATGAACGAGGTGGTGGGACCCCTCTACTACACCTTCGCTACCGACCCCAACGACAAGTGGAAAG AGCACGCCGAGGCAGACACCTTCTTCTGTTTCACCAACCTGATGTCGGAGAACCGGGACATGTTCATCAAGAGTCTGGATGACTCACAGTGCGGCATCACCTACAAGATGGAGAGTGTCTACTCCATGCTCAAGGAGAAGGACATGGAGCTCTACATTAAACTG CAGGAGCAGAACATCAAGCCTCAGTACTTCACCTTCCGCTGGCTGACCCTGCTGCTGTCCCAGGAGTTCCTCCTACCTGACGTCATCCGCATCTGGGACACGCTCTTCTCCGACCAGGACCGCTTCGACTTCCTCATCCTGGTCTGCTGCGCCATGCTCGT ACTGATTCGAGATCAGTTGCTGGCGGGAGACTTCACGGTCAACATGAGACTGCTGCAG GACTACCCCATCTCAGATGTCCACACCATCCTGGCCAAGGCCAAGGAGCTTCAGGACGGCTCGTAG